The Shewanella sp. NFH-SH190041 genome has a window encoding:
- a CDS encoding TraB/GumN family protein — protein MATSNTGRKLLIGLLVLCTIFSINVKAQPQDHPPFFHLSYQGHSAWLLGSVHLGRADFYPMSDMIEQAFSQAAALVVEADTDRADAIPLLRQYGMQPVTFSAKQQQVIASFCHDKMHFCAPLSAFSPWLQAVQINLHRYQAMGYSPQYGVDQYFMQRRGQRPLYQLESMAMQYQLLGSLSTQSQWQMLQDAITTPDSEMLALIHDWRQGKDSALTKLIEGDISDPVQYALTDKLLWQRNHTMADSIITLLQQQSNHQPLFIIIGAGHLLGNHSVVQSLRQSGVSVKTLQ, from the coding sequence GTGGCAACAAGCAACACAGGCCGAAAGCTGCTAATAGGACTATTAGTCCTGTGCACTATTTTCAGTATTAATGTTAAGGCACAGCCGCAGGATCACCCCCCATTTTTCCATCTAAGCTATCAAGGGCACTCTGCCTGGCTGCTGGGCTCAGTTCATCTTGGTCGCGCCGATTTTTATCCGATGTCAGATATGATTGAACAGGCATTCTCCCAAGCCGCGGCACTGGTAGTGGAAGCCGATACTGACCGCGCAGATGCCATACCGTTATTGCGTCAATACGGTATGCAGCCAGTGACCTTTTCAGCTAAACAACAGCAGGTAATAGCATCATTTTGTCACGATAAAATGCACTTCTGTGCACCACTTAGCGCCTTTTCACCTTGGCTGCAGGCAGTGCAAATCAACCTGCATCGTTACCAAGCAATGGGCTATAGCCCGCAATACGGCGTTGATCAATATTTTATGCAGCGTAGAGGCCAACGCCCGCTCTACCAATTAGAAAGCATGGCAATGCAATACCAACTTCTCGGCAGTTTATCAACCCAGAGCCAGTGGCAGATGCTACAAGATGCGATCACCACGCCAGATAGCGAGATGCTGGCGCTAATTCATGATTGGCGTCAAGGTAAGGATTCCGCATTAACCAAGCTAATTGAAGGGGACATTTCTGATCCGGTGCAATATGCCCTGACAGATAAACTACTCTGGCAACGCAATCACACCATGGCGGACAGTATTATCACCCTGCTGCAACAGCAGAGCAATCATCAGCCATTATTTATTATCATTGGTGCTGGCCATCTGCTGGGCAATCACAGTGTGGTTCAATCATTACGACAAAGCGGTGTTTCGGTAAAGACACTACAGTAA
- a CDS encoding prephenate dehydrogenase: protein MPYTKVLGQLKENLQLAYRQAIDADAKLNALQQAGHGKFKNVFADSLGFLTQSNRFLPYVKELAAELDEMQSDDTGPEELELMVKRLGILLQTLQAFKKRA, encoded by the coding sequence ATGCCATATACCAAGGTGCTGGGGCAACTGAAGGAGAACCTGCAGTTGGCTTACCGTCAGGCCATTGATGCCGATGCCAAGTTAAATGCACTGCAGCAGGCCGGGCATGGCAAGTTTAAAAATGTGTTTGCTGATAGTTTAGGGTTTCTAACCCAGAGCAACCGTTTTTTACCTTATGTAAAAGAGCTGGCAGCTGAATTGGATGAAATGCAATCTGATGATACCGGCCCTGAAGAGTTAGAGTTAATGGTTAAGCGGTTAGGTATCTTGCTGCAGACCTTGCAAGCATTTAAAAAACGCGCCTAA
- a CDS encoding DUF3016 domain-containing protein, whose protein sequence is MKLPSTVLATLVVFSPISAAEHLLNPVTTQEPVTITWQTPDKYTDIEANGELQSRFEQRVFKQLTQTLAQSAEKVLQKGEQLQLTVTNVDLAGDVRPTFGATSSDLRIVKSIYPPKISFSYKVIRGKNVLMHGEEKLTDLNFLGGIRPLRDTVAMYEGELLKHWFNQTIAPRREGVPPK, encoded by the coding sequence ATGAAATTACCTTCCACTGTATTAGCAACTCTGGTGGTATTTAGCCCGATAAGTGCCGCAGAGCACCTGCTCAATCCAGTCACGACACAAGAGCCAGTTACAATCACTTGGCAAACCCCGGACAAATACACTGATATTGAAGCCAACGGGGAGTTACAGTCACGCTTTGAACAACGAGTGTTTAAACAACTCACCCAAACATTGGCTCAAAGTGCAGAAAAGGTGCTACAAAAAGGTGAGCAATTACAATTGACTGTAACCAATGTGGATTTAGCCGGTGATGTCAGACCCACCTTCGGTGCGACCAGCAGCGATCTTCGGATCGTCAAAAGTATCTATCCACCCAAAATATCATTCAGTTATAAAGTGATACGAGGGAAAAATGTGCTCATGCACGGCGAAGAAAAACTGACCGATTTAAACTTTCTCGGTGGGATCCGCCCTCTGCGCGACACTGTAGCCATGTATGAAGGTGAATTACTCAAGCACTGGTTCAATCAAACTATTGCCCCACGCCGCGAAGGAGTGCCCCCCAAATAA
- a CDS encoding DUF4240 domain-containing protein: MTEAEFWHLVTRNRLTQSDTELMAQLTERLTPLTPAQLAEFDKHFAKQMRRSYLWTVWGAAYVLTGIDSDYGFAEFRSYLISLGQEWFEKVLANPDDLAQLPEFVLKDGYPYPFLEEYDLVAGQLYEDRCGHELPFVPSGKNAPAGKKFDDRPKMLKKAYPQLCTRFPF; the protein is encoded by the coding sequence ATGACAGAGGCCGAATTTTGGCATTTGGTGACCCGTAATAGGCTGACACAATCGGATACGGAACTGATGGCGCAACTTACCGAGCGCCTAACGCCATTAACCCCAGCACAGCTGGCTGAGTTCGACAAACACTTTGCCAAACAAATGCGCCGCAGTTATCTCTGGACCGTTTGGGGTGCGGCTTATGTGCTGACCGGAATCGACTCAGATTATGGCTTTGCCGAGTTTCGCAGTTATCTGATTTCACTTGGTCAAGAATGGTTTGAAAAAGTCCTAGCAAATCCGGATGATCTGGCCCAGTTGCCAGAGTTTGTCTTAAAAGATGGCTACCCTTACCCATTTCTGGAAGAGTACGATCTGGTTGCCGGTCAATTGTATGAAGACCGCTGTGGGCATGAATTACCATTTGTCCCTTCTGGAAAAAATGCACCTGCAGGCAAAAAGTTTGACGACCGCCCGAAAATGCTAAAAAAAGCCTACCCACAGCTTTGCACTCGCTTTCCATTCTGA